A window of Struthio camelus isolate bStrCam1 chromosome 15, bStrCam1.hap1, whole genome shotgun sequence contains these coding sequences:
- the SRL gene encoding sarcalumenin isoform X2 produces the protein MKGLNLLYCCVASLLLLGTAEEVEEATETTKRDRSHLESTLKLNEDKPADDFSGILQRLRKIYHSSIKPLEQSYRYNELRQHEITDGEITSKPMVLFLGPWSVGKSSMINYLLGLDDTPYQLYTGAEPTTSEFTVIMHGPKLKTIEGIVMAADSARSFSPLEKFGQNFLEKLIGIEVPHKLLERVTFVDTPGIIENRKQQERGYPFNDVCQWFIDRADLIFVVFDPTKLDVGLELEMLFRQLKGRESQIRIILNKADSLATQELMRVYGALFWSLAPLINVTEPPRVYVSSFWPQEYQPETHQDLFLKEEISLLEDLNQVIENRMENKIAFIRQHAIRVRIHALLVDRYLQTYKDKMTFFSDGELVFRDIVEDPDKFFIFKSILAKTNVSKFDLPNREAYKDFFGINPITSFKLLSQQCSYMGGCFLEKIEKAITRELPDLLGSIGLGKKPSILSCDITGCGETPKNRYRKP, from the exons AAGAGGTTGAAGAAGCCACTGAGACGACCAAGCGGGACCGGTCCCACTTGGAGAGCACCCTTAAGCTGAATGAGGACAAACCTGCTGATGATTTCTCAG GGATACTGCAGCGGCTGAGGAAGATCTACCACTCCTCCATCAAGCCCCTGGAGCAGTCCTACAGATACAACGAGCTGAGGCAGCATGAGATCACAG ATGGGGAGATCACTTCCAAGCCTATGGTGCTATTCCTGGGACCGTGGAGCGTCGGCAAATCCTCCATGATAAACTACCTCCTAGGGCTGGATGACACTCCCTACCAGCTCTACACAG GGGCAGAACCCACCACCTCTGAATTCACTGTCATCATGCATGGCCCGAAGCTGAAGACCATCGAGGGCATCGTGATGGCTGCTGACAGCGCACGCTCCTTCTCGCCCCTGGAAAAGTTTGGGCAGAACTTCTTGGAGAAGCTGATAGGGATTGAGGTGCCTCACAAACTCCTGGAGCGAGTCACCTTTGTGGACACGCCAGGCATCATTGAAAACCGCAAGCAGCAAGAACGAG GTTACCCATTCAATGATGTGTGCCAGTGGTTCATTGACAGAGCTGACCTTATCTTCGTTGTCTTTGACCCCACAAAGCTGGATGTGGGCTTGGAGCTGGAGATGCTGTTTCGCCAGCTGAAGGGCCGTGAGTCTCAGATCAGAATCATTTTGAACAAAGCCGACAGCCTGGCCACCCAGGAGCTTATGAGAGTCTACGGTGCCTTATTCTGGAGCTTGGCTCCTCTGATCAATGTCACGGAGCCACCCAGGGTGTACGTGAGTTCCTTCTGGCCCCAGGAGTATCAGCCGGAAACCCACCAAGACCTGTTCCTCAAAGAAGAGATATCACTCCTGGAAGATCTCAACCAGGTGATTGAGAACAGGATGGAGAATAAGATTGCCTTCATACGCCAACACGCCATCCGGGTGCGCATCCACGCCCTTTTAGTTGATCGCTATCTACAAACCTACAAGGACAAAATGACCTTCTTTAGCGATGGAGAACTGGTGTTCAGAGACATTGTGGAAGATCCTGACAAGTTCTTTATCTTTAAGTCCATTCTGGCAAAGACCAATGTCAGCAAATTTGACCTCCCCAACCGTGAGGCTTACAAGGACTTCTTTGGCATCAATCCCATCACTAGCTTTAAGCTGCTGTCTCAGCAGTGTTCCTACATGGGAGGGTGTTTCCTAGAGAAGATCGAAAAGGCCATCACGCGTGAGCTTCCTGATCTCTTGGGAAGCATCGGCTTGGGGAAGAAGCCCAGCATTCTCTCCTGCGACATTACTGGCTGTGGCGAAACCCCAAAGAATCGCTACAGGAAACCGTAG
- the SRL gene encoding sarcalumenin isoform X1, whose product MKGLNLLYCCVASLLLLGTAEEVEEATETTKRDRSHLESTLKLNEDKPADDFSGILQRLRKIYHSSIKPLEQSYRYNELRQHEITAYPGRTLGSSATDGEITSKPMVLFLGPWSVGKSSMINYLLGLDDTPYQLYTGAEPTTSEFTVIMHGPKLKTIEGIVMAADSARSFSPLEKFGQNFLEKLIGIEVPHKLLERVTFVDTPGIIENRKQQERGYPFNDVCQWFIDRADLIFVVFDPTKLDVGLELEMLFRQLKGRESQIRIILNKADSLATQELMRVYGALFWSLAPLINVTEPPRVYVSSFWPQEYQPETHQDLFLKEEISLLEDLNQVIENRMENKIAFIRQHAIRVRIHALLVDRYLQTYKDKMTFFSDGELVFRDIVEDPDKFFIFKSILAKTNVSKFDLPNREAYKDFFGINPITSFKLLSQQCSYMGGCFLEKIEKAITRELPDLLGSIGLGKKPSILSCDITGCGETPKNRYRKP is encoded by the exons AAGAGGTTGAAGAAGCCACTGAGACGACCAAGCGGGACCGGTCCCACTTGGAGAGCACCCTTAAGCTGAATGAGGACAAACCTGCTGATGATTTCTCAG GGATACTGCAGCGGCTGAGGAAGATCTACCACTCCTCCATCAAGCCCCTGGAGCAGTCCTACAGATACAACGAGCTGAGGCAGCATGAGATCACAG CTTACCCCGGACGCACCCTGGGCTCCTCCGCCACAG ATGGGGAGATCACTTCCAAGCCTATGGTGCTATTCCTGGGACCGTGGAGCGTCGGCAAATCCTCCATGATAAACTACCTCCTAGGGCTGGATGACACTCCCTACCAGCTCTACACAG GGGCAGAACCCACCACCTCTGAATTCACTGTCATCATGCATGGCCCGAAGCTGAAGACCATCGAGGGCATCGTGATGGCTGCTGACAGCGCACGCTCCTTCTCGCCCCTGGAAAAGTTTGGGCAGAACTTCTTGGAGAAGCTGATAGGGATTGAGGTGCCTCACAAACTCCTGGAGCGAGTCACCTTTGTGGACACGCCAGGCATCATTGAAAACCGCAAGCAGCAAGAACGAG GTTACCCATTCAATGATGTGTGCCAGTGGTTCATTGACAGAGCTGACCTTATCTTCGTTGTCTTTGACCCCACAAAGCTGGATGTGGGCTTGGAGCTGGAGATGCTGTTTCGCCAGCTGAAGGGCCGTGAGTCTCAGATCAGAATCATTTTGAACAAAGCCGACAGCCTGGCCACCCAGGAGCTTATGAGAGTCTACGGTGCCTTATTCTGGAGCTTGGCTCCTCTGATCAATGTCACGGAGCCACCCAGGGTGTACGTGAGTTCCTTCTGGCCCCAGGAGTATCAGCCGGAAACCCACCAAGACCTGTTCCTCAAAGAAGAGATATCACTCCTGGAAGATCTCAACCAGGTGATTGAGAACAGGATGGAGAATAAGATTGCCTTCATACGCCAACACGCCATCCGGGTGCGCATCCACGCCCTTTTAGTTGATCGCTATCTACAAACCTACAAGGACAAAATGACCTTCTTTAGCGATGGAGAACTGGTGTTCAGAGACATTGTGGAAGATCCTGACAAGTTCTTTATCTTTAAGTCCATTCTGGCAAAGACCAATGTCAGCAAATTTGACCTCCCCAACCGTGAGGCTTACAAGGACTTCTTTGGCATCAATCCCATCACTAGCTTTAAGCTGCTGTCTCAGCAGTGTTCCTACATGGGAGGGTGTTTCCTAGAGAAGATCGAAAAGGCCATCACGCGTGAGCTTCCTGATCTCTTGGGAAGCATCGGCTTGGGGAAGAAGCCCAGCATTCTCTCCTGCGACATTACTGGCTGTGGCGAAACCCCAAAGAATCGCTACAGGAAACCGTAG